The following proteins come from a genomic window of Cronobacter muytjensii ATCC 51329:
- the guaA gene encoding glutamine-hydrolyzing GMP synthase yields MTDNIHKHRILILDFGSQYTQLVARRVRELGVYCELWAWDVTEEQIRGFNPNGIILSGGPESTTEENSPRAPEYVFNAGVPVLGVCYGMQTMAMQLGGHVEGSNEREFGYAQVEVKTDSALVRGIEDALSADGNPLLDVWMSHGDKVTAIPSDFVTVASTETCPFAIMANEEKRFYGVQFHPEVTHTRQGLRMLERFVRDICQCEALWTPAKIIDDAVERIRQQVGNDRVILGLSGGVDSSVTAMLLHRAIGDRLTCVFVDNGLLRLNEAEQVMDMFGDHFGLNIVHVPAEARFLDALAGIDEPEAKRKTIGRVFVEVFDEEALKLEDVKWLAQGTIYPDVIESAASATGKAHVIKSHHNVGGLPKEMKMGLVEPLKELFKDEVRKIGLELGLPYDMLYRHPFPGPGLGVRVLGEVKKEYCDLLRRADAIFIEELRRADLYDKVSQAFAVFLPVRSVGVMGDGRKYDWVVSLRAVETIDFMTAHWAHLPYDFLGRVSNRIINEVNGISRVVYDISGKPPATIEWE; encoded by the coding sequence ATGACGGACAACATTCATAAGCATCGTATCCTTATCCTCGACTTCGGTTCTCAGTACACCCAACTGGTGGCCCGCCGCGTGCGCGAGCTGGGCGTTTACTGCGAACTGTGGGCCTGGGACGTGACAGAAGAGCAGATCCGCGGCTTTAACCCTAACGGGATTATTCTCTCTGGCGGCCCGGAAAGCACCACCGAAGAAAACAGCCCGCGCGCGCCGGAATATGTCTTTAATGCCGGTGTGCCTGTGCTGGGCGTCTGCTACGGCATGCAGACTATGGCGATGCAGCTCGGCGGCCACGTTGAAGGCTCTAACGAGCGTGAATTCGGCTATGCGCAGGTAGAAGTGAAAACCGACAGCGCGCTGGTGCGCGGCATTGAAGATGCGCTGAGCGCCGACGGCAATCCGCTGCTGGATGTCTGGATGAGCCACGGCGATAAAGTGACCGCCATTCCGTCTGATTTCGTCACCGTCGCCAGCACCGAAACCTGCCCGTTCGCGATTATGGCGAACGAAGAAAAACGCTTTTACGGCGTGCAGTTCCACCCGGAAGTGACCCATACCCGTCAGGGCCTGCGTATGCTGGAGCGCTTTGTGCGCGACATCTGCCAGTGTGAGGCGCTGTGGACGCCCGCGAAAATCATCGACGATGCCGTTGAGCGCATTCGTCAGCAGGTGGGCAATGATCGCGTGATCCTCGGTCTTTCCGGCGGCGTGGATTCTTCCGTCACCGCGATGCTGCTGCATCGCGCGATTGGCGACCGTTTAACCTGTGTTTTCGTGGATAACGGCCTGCTGCGCCTGAACGAAGCCGAGCAGGTGATGGATATGTTCGGCGACCATTTCGGTCTTAATATCGTCCATGTTCCGGCGGAAGCGCGCTTCCTTGACGCGCTGGCGGGCATCGACGAGCCGGAAGCCAAGCGTAAAACGATTGGGCGCGTGTTCGTGGAAGTGTTCGATGAAGAAGCGCTGAAGCTCGAAGACGTAAAATGGCTGGCGCAGGGCACTATCTATCCGGATGTGATTGAATCTGCGGCGTCCGCCACCGGCAAAGCGCATGTCATCAAATCGCACCACAATGTAGGCGGCCTGCCGAAAGAGATGAAAATGGGCCTCGTCGAACCGCTCAAAGAGCTGTTTAAAGACGAAGTGCGCAAGATTGGTCTGGAACTGGGCCTGCCGTACGACATGCTGTACCGTCATCCGTTCCCTGGGCCGGGTCTCGGCGTTCGCGTGCTGGGCGAAGTGAAGAAAGAGTATTGCGACCTGCTGCGTCGCGCTGACGCTATCTTTATCGAAGAACTGCGTCGCGCCGATCTCTACGACAAAGTAAGCCAGGCGTTCGCCGTGTTCCTGCCGGTGCGCTCCGTCGGCGTGATGGGCGATGGCCGTAAATATGACTGGGTCGTCTCTCTGCGCGCCGTAGAAACTATCGACTTCATGACCGCCCACTGGGCGCATCTGCCGTACGATTTTCTGGGACGCGTCTCTAACCGCATCATCAACGAAGTGAACGGCATTTCCCGCGTGGTGTATGACATCAGCGGTAAGCCGCCTGCAACGATTGAGTGGGAATGA
- a CDS encoding tyrosine-type recombinase/integrase encodes MLTDTRLRHLKPKEKLYKVNDRDGLYVAVTPAGTISFRYNYSINGRQETVTFGRYGVGGITLAEARERLNEAKKMVAGGRSPAREKARDKARIKDAETFGAWAEKWLRGYLMAESTRDMRRSVYQRELKSKFAQQKLSEITHEDLRALTDNIVERGAPATAVHAREIVLQVYRWAIERGQKVENPADLVRPASIAKFEPRDRALTPVEIGLMYRYMERVGTTPSIRAAVKLLLLTMVRKSELTNATWNEINFSEALWTIPKERMKRRNPHLVFLSRQAMDIMIALKTFAGSSDFILPSRYDSDAPMSSATLNRVLTLTYRLAQKEGELLPKFGPHDLRRTASTLLHEAGYNTDWIEKSLAHEQKGVRAVYNKAEYREQRAEMLQDWANMIDEWTIK; translated from the coding sequence ATGTTGACTGACACTAGGCTGCGTCACCTTAAGCCGAAGGAGAAACTCTATAAAGTTAATGACCGTGATGGTCTGTATGTTGCGGTCACTCCGGCTGGAACTATTTCATTTCGTTATAACTACTCAATAAACGGAAGACAGGAGACCGTTACTTTTGGCCGCTATGGTGTGGGAGGGATCACGCTTGCAGAAGCGCGTGAACGGCTCAATGAAGCTAAAAAAATGGTTGCCGGTGGAAGATCGCCAGCGAGGGAAAAAGCTAGAGATAAAGCGCGTATCAAAGATGCGGAGACTTTTGGCGCATGGGCTGAGAAATGGTTACGCGGCTATCTAATGGCTGAATCGACGCGTGATATGCGGCGTTCGGTATATCAAAGGGAGTTGAAGTCAAAATTTGCCCAGCAGAAACTTAGTGAGATTACACATGAAGACTTACGCGCATTAACCGATAACATTGTCGAGAGAGGGGCACCGGCGACAGCTGTACACGCCAGAGAGATTGTATTGCAAGTCTATCGCTGGGCTATTGAGCGCGGTCAGAAGGTTGAGAATCCCGCTGATCTGGTACGGCCTGCAAGCATAGCGAAATTTGAGCCGCGTGACAGGGCATTGACGCCAGTTGAAATTGGTCTGATGTATCGGTACATGGAACGGGTAGGAACGACGCCATCAATCAGAGCAGCAGTTAAACTTTTGCTGTTAACTATGGTACGTAAAAGTGAGCTTACTAACGCAACCTGGAACGAGATCAATTTTAGTGAGGCATTATGGACGATACCAAAGGAGAGGATGAAACGACGTAATCCACATTTGGTTTTTCTTTCCAGACAGGCAATGGATATTATGATTGCTCTCAAAACCTTTGCCGGTAGCTCTGATTTTATCCTTCCTTCGCGGTACGATTCCGATGCGCCAATGAGTAGCGCTACTTTAAACCGGGTTTTGACACTGACGTATCGCCTGGCTCAGAAAGAAGGGGAGTTGTTGCCTAAGTTTGGTCCCCATGACTTACGGCGTACAGCCAGCACCTTGCTACATGAGGCCGGGTACAATACTGACTGGATTGAGAAGAGCCTTGCCCATGAACAAAAAGGGGTACGAGCTGTTTATAACAAGGCTGAATATCGTGAGCAGAGGGCTGAGATGCTACAAGATTGGGCGAATATGATTGATGAATGGACTATTAAGTAG
- a CDS encoding LuxR family transcriptional regulator, with protein MKITIWEGCDLTVAAAIKLFVERSSPYSIFSRRYPILRLIQEVIDPAVAAYVNSLPPSHKNYISGANLEFSELLKKAGLKVVAQAQRLLLRNFVITLDRQTSLDKCFIATIESLIELVSECASKRPKKSSPAKGVTINSQRKLGFCEFCGNHTEFSGLLSEINEYYASDNEFPDHGKLVLSDRYCSDHRPRLTNGLWNPKYRQGKRSFEQFNTELIRLRRQCAKPRTANANSGDKLIDAYFYEWMLRQKITPADLGELRNIARRMVDSKISDAKKKIILLIYQGFNQSEVSQILTKKYHYPITRQAVSKALASVRKEFYINNNF; from the coding sequence ATGAAAATTACTATCTGGGAAGGCTGTGACCTCACGGTTGCAGCTGCAATTAAATTATTTGTAGAGCGTAGTTCTCCGTACTCCATATTTTCACGGAGGTATCCAATACTGCGTCTCATACAGGAAGTTATTGATCCAGCAGTAGCTGCTTATGTAAATTCCCTGCCACCAAGTCATAAAAACTACATTTCTGGAGCAAATTTAGAATTTAGTGAACTACTTAAAAAAGCGGGTTTAAAAGTCGTAGCACAGGCACAAAGACTTCTTTTACGTAATTTCGTCATAACTTTAGATCGTCAAACCTCTCTTGATAAATGCTTTATTGCTACGATTGAATCACTTATTGAGTTAGTCAGTGAATGTGCTTCCAAGCGCCCAAAAAAGTCTTCACCTGCAAAAGGGGTAACTATAAATTCACAGCGTAAGCTCGGTTTTTGCGAGTTCTGCGGTAACCACACTGAATTTTCTGGCTTGCTCAGTGAGATCAATGAATATTATGCTAGCGATAATGAATTCCCTGATCATGGGAAACTTGTTCTTAGTGATCGATATTGTTCTGACCATCGGCCCAGACTGACCAATGGTCTATGGAATCCAAAGTATAGGCAAGGGAAGCGTTCTTTCGAACAGTTTAATACAGAACTAATAAGACTGAGGCGGCAATGCGCGAAACCAAGAACAGCTAACGCGAACTCAGGGGATAAATTAATTGATGCCTATTTTTATGAGTGGATGCTGCGTCAAAAAATAACCCCCGCAGATTTAGGTGAACTTAGAAATATTGCGAGAAGAATGGTTGACTCTAAAATCTCTGACGCTAAGAAAAAAATAATTCTATTAATATATCAGGGATTTAATCAATCAGAGGTTTCACAGATTTTAACAAAAAAATACCACTACCCTATAACTCGTCAAGCTGTGTCTAAAGCGTTAGCATCAGTAAGAAAAGAATTTTATATTAATAATAACTTCTAG
- a CDS encoding helix-turn-helix transcriptional regulator, with protein sequence MQTKAHSTLINRKTLLEMIPLSARTIYNLEQRGEFPRRIALTSRNVAWQLSEVEQWIADRKSAMFKAARPGIVLGR encoded by the coding sequence ATGCAAACAAAGGCACATAGCACGCTCATTAACAGAAAAACACTTCTGGAAATGATCCCATTGTCAGCCCGCACTATTTATAACCTTGAACAGCGAGGCGAGTTTCCTCGCCGTATAGCACTTACTAGCCGAAATGTTGCATGGCAGTTATCCGAAGTAGAACAGTGGATTGCGGATCGTAAATCAGCAATGTTTAAAGCGGCCAGACCCGGTATTGTTTTAGGTAGGTAA
- a CDS encoding helicase RepA family protein, producing MEAFEAKPQPIDYVLPNLAIGTIGAIVSPGGVGKSMLALQLAVQITCGVDLLNFGEYPTGLVAYLPVEDSETIVHHRLYALGKYLTARQQQIVADKLLVEPLVGKCPNIFSPGWSNLINEISKSRRLIILDTLRRFHQEDENNSGAMSKVIGKLEGIAADTGCSIIFLHHSNKGSATMGVGNIQQASRGSSVLVDNIRWQSYLAGMTALEAKTYGISDDVRSQFVRFGINKANYGECAPDRWLQRHEGGVLKITALSSKNNKKLTKERTSTWSGADNDNW from the coding sequence ATGGAAGCATTTGAAGCTAAGCCGCAACCAATTGATTACGTCTTGCCTAATTTGGCTATTGGTACTATCGGAGCGATTGTTTCTCCGGGAGGCGTTGGAAAGTCAATGCTGGCATTACAATTGGCTGTGCAGATTACTTGTGGTGTAGATCTTTTAAACTTTGGTGAATATCCGACTGGGTTGGTGGCATATTTACCTGTGGAGGACTCTGAAACCATCGTTCACCATCGTCTATATGCTTTGGGAAAATATCTAACAGCACGTCAGCAGCAGATTGTAGCTGATAAGCTACTTGTCGAACCTTTAGTAGGGAAGTGTCCAAATATTTTCTCGCCAGGTTGGAGCAACTTGATTAATGAGATTTCAAAAAGTAGAAGGTTAATAATTTTGGATACTCTTCGCCGTTTCCACCAGGAAGATGAAAATAATAGCGGAGCAATGTCCAAAGTCATTGGAAAGCTAGAAGGTATTGCTGCTGATACTGGGTGTTCGATTATATTTCTACACCATTCAAACAAAGGCTCTGCCACGATGGGAGTTGGTAATATACAGCAGGCAAGCAGGGGTAGTAGCGTCCTGGTTGATAATATACGGTGGCAATCTTATCTGGCGGGCATGACCGCCTTAGAAGCGAAGACGTATGGTATTTCTGATGATGTTCGAAGTCAATTTGTTAGATTTGGAATAAATAAAGCAAATTATGGAGAATGTGCGCCAGATCGTTGGTTACAGAGACATGAGGGAGGAGTATTAAAAATAACGGCGCTCAGCTCGAAGAATAATAAAAAGCTTACTAAAGAAAGAACATCTACCTGGAGTGGCGCTGACAATGACAACTGGTAA
- a CDS encoding ABC transporter ATPase produces the protein MTTGNKVAPTSTAWQARVILYQPSQRPKEVKGQWMETSFGRCRVTGRLGQRHADIVETILYVAEQRREISDGGIELLVDPAKVRRTLSDAQYSYGRIQKLLLDLRVATVEIITPELEKSGDCIIGGLIDHVVPSPMTRPDPLTGGERRLWRVRLGVALAMLLKKDLPFYYHPGPIARLQHGISQAVARHVLTHRNNPLGGWYMDTLILAVCGEGTSNMTLRNYRRRLKEDSVQLLEIGIDLNGSRIKRVTTAR, from the coding sequence ATGACAACTGGTAATAAAGTGGCACCCACAAGTACAGCTTGGCAAGCCCGAGTAATTCTGTACCAGCCAAGCCAGCGTCCTAAGGAGGTGAAGGGACAATGGATGGAGACAAGTTTCGGACGTTGTCGTGTTACCGGACGGCTCGGACAGCGTCATGCCGATATCGTAGAGACAATATTATATGTTGCCGAGCAACGTCGTGAAATTTCTGATGGTGGAATCGAATTATTAGTAGATCCAGCGAAAGTACGCCGAACGCTATCCGATGCACAATACAGTTATGGTCGTATACAGAAATTGCTTTTAGATCTGCGCGTCGCAACAGTTGAAATTATAACGCCAGAGCTGGAGAAAAGCGGCGACTGTATAATAGGGGGACTGATCGATCATGTAGTGCCATCACCTATGACGCGTCCAGATCCTTTGACTGGGGGAGAACGCCGTTTATGGCGTGTCCGTCTGGGTGTTGCATTAGCGATGTTACTCAAAAAAGATTTGCCATTTTATTATCATCCTGGCCCCATAGCTCGGCTACAACATGGTATTAGCCAGGCAGTCGCTCGTCATGTCTTAACCCATAGGAATAATCCTTTAGGAGGGTGGTATATGGATACGTTGATATTAGCAGTGTGCGGTGAAGGAACGAGTAATATGACTTTACGTAACTATCGTCGGAGATTGAAAGAAGATTCCGTGCAATTGCTGGAAATTGGAATTGATTTGAACGGTTCTAGGATAAAACGTGTCACAACGGCCCGATAG
- the traJ gene encoding conjugal transfer transcriptional regulator TraJ, with protein sequence MKVTQTRKNSTPIKVYCLPEEKILIQENAEASGLSVACFVRRVAMGYQVDSIVDIKQVNELSRVNADLGRLGGLLKLWLANDPRTVDFSPTLIRTLLVKIESTRQELRNIMDKILDK encoded by the coding sequence ATGAAAGTTACTCAGACTAGAAAAAATAGTACGCCAATAAAAGTTTATTGTTTACCTGAAGAAAAAATTCTCATCCAAGAAAATGCAGAAGCATCTGGATTAAGTGTTGCCTGTTTTGTTCGTAGAGTTGCAATGGGTTATCAGGTTGATTCTATCGTAGATATAAAACAGGTTAATGAACTTAGCCGAGTAAATGCTGATCTTGGAAGACTTGGCGGATTACTTAAATTATGGCTCGCAAATGATCCTCGAACCGTTGATTTTTCACCCACACTGATAAGAACCTTGCTTGTGAAAATAGAATCAACTCGGCAAGAACTAAGGAACATTATGGATAAAATCTTGGATAAATAA